The DNA window AGGCCAAAAAGAAATAAAGCAGGAATACGGAGTCTTCCTTAGATAAGATATTCCGTAGTGGTCTTCTTATTGCCGTTTTCCCTTCCTGTTTCGGAGCCGGATCACTCCAGCAGTTCGGTCAGGAAGGGCGGAAGCACGAAGGCGGCGCGGTGGATTGCGTCTGTGTAATAGCGAGTTCCCGTTACGTTCCGTAAAGGTGTCGAGGGGGCCGGTCCCAGGGAGGCCGCGCCGTAGGTCCACATTCCGGTAGGATAGGTGGGAACCGCGCCCCAGTACATCTGAACGAGAGGAAAAACGGAGCGCATCTGTTTTATTGCCTGCCGCATGAGGGCCGTGTCGGCAAAGGGAGATTCCGTAAGTTCCGTCATTATTCCATGGGGATTTAAAATATCGCGGATGGCCCTGTAAAAAGGGGCCTGAAACAGACCGGCCGCGAAGTCCACGGGGTCCGTGCTGTCAACGATGACGACGTCGAAGCGGTCTTCGGTGGTTCTGATGTATTCCAAAGCGTCCATGCAGCGAATGTCCGCTCGTGGATTCTCCAGCTCGCAGCCTGTGGCGGGAAAATATTTTTTCGACGTGTCGATCACCTCTTTGTCGATGTCAACCAGGGTGCATCGCTCCACGCCGGAGTGGCGCAAAACCTCCCGGAGAATGGCCCC is part of the Synergistaceae bacterium genome and encodes:
- the speE gene encoding polyamine aminopropyltransferase, yielding MAETSTTAVVRARRKNELWLTEEQTDNLRLSLRTSGILFQKKTPYQEILVVETPEYGRTLVLDGAIQLTERDEFCYSEMMAHVPLCAHPDPVRVLIVGGGDGAILREVLRHSGVERCTLVDIDKEVIDTSKKYFPATGCELENPRADIRCMDALEYIRTTEDRFDVVIVDSTDPVDFAAGLFQAPFYRAIRDILNPHGIMTELTESPFADTALMRQAIKQMRSVFPLVQMYWGAVPTYPTGMWTYGAASLGPAPSTPLRNVTGTRYYTDAIHRAAFVLPPFLTELLE